One Thermodesulfobacteriota bacterium genomic window carries:
- a CDS encoding HEPN domain-containing protein gives MDRKHILNYWIDSADNDFKAMSHLFEKGDYSWALFIGHLIIEKLLKAFYVQQVDIAPPFIHDLVRLSTSAGLELTESQKDTLDTISTFNLRARYDDYKMDFHRKCDQEFTTKWICEIEAFRTWIKNKLLNP, from the coding sequence ATGGACCGAAAGCACATACTGAACTACTGGATTGATAGTGCCGACAACGACTTTAAAGCGATGTCGCACTTGTTTGAAAAAGGTGACTATTCATGGGCCTTGTTTATCGGTCATCTGATAATCGAAAAATTGTTAAAGGCTTTTTATGTTCAACAGGTCGACATAGCCCCGCCCTTTATTCACGATCTTGTGCGGCTTTCGACAAGCGCGGGTCTTGAGCTGACCGAAAGTCAGAAAGATACTCTTGATACGATATCCACATTCAACCTGCGTGCGCGATATGACGATTATAAAATGGATTTTCACAGGAAGTGCGATCAGGAATTTACAACAAAATGGATATGTGAAATTGAGGCGTTTAGAACATGGATAAAAAACAAGCTCCTGAATCCGTAG